The Geothrix sp. genome window below encodes:
- a CDS encoding protein kinase, whose translation MPRPLLLIVEGESYRTPGLVSAMEGDGWAVRWVGAAGAESFLQTGLDPDLLLVELASPEAIGHRLVQVLRERQPTLPVLAWVGEQAAEARGKLGLQGFLERSGSEAEILAALRHYRPEDTQLTTDDIFGDLLADLERGADVDPSPGVSSRPASSPVSSLEPKPEPPADPFSLFEGEAGLPPEAAVGQGSQPPLSAADIFGQVIEEVEALPVPRTPRAVPLPVAVPERGNLPVAAVKVAEPLKPASAPQAPVAPPPALTEPLGPSDFTLSGISGVNDPFEWAGEGAAAPPAVAPVARPVASGTPEVLEEYGNYFLLEKIAIGGMAELFKAQQRGVQGFQKIVAIKRILPHFSDNEDFVTMFIDEAKLAAQLTHPNIVQIFDLGKAGSSHYIAMEYVNGRDLRTLLRKVREYGQPFPEQIAAFVVMKVAAALDYAHRKRGFDDRELKLVHRDISPQNVILSTEGAVKLVDFGIAKAANKASHTVAGALKGKLLYMSPEQATGQPLDNRSDLYSLGLVLFELLTGERCFQADSELGVLEKVRLGRVSDLHALNPNVSRDMVAIVNRALQKSVDHRYPSARFMERDLRDYLQRLGTPIAEHDVAEYVNTLLNGTRERLEHLVATQFPVPTSLTSGAYRSMSDHTGTTAPYGRAPAPASEASPQEPATDFPEPPKTALRPRWLLPLILGLAALLVVMLAIARWS comes from the coding sequence ATGCCCCGTCCCCTGCTCCTCATCGTGGAAGGCGAGTCCTACCGGACGCCTGGTCTGGTTTCCGCCATGGAGGGGGACGGCTGGGCCGTGCGCTGGGTGGGGGCTGCCGGAGCGGAGTCCTTCCTGCAGACGGGCCTGGATCCGGACCTGCTCCTGGTGGAGCTGGCTTCGCCAGAGGCCATCGGCCATCGGCTCGTCCAGGTCCTCCGGGAACGGCAGCCCACCCTTCCGGTGCTGGCCTGGGTGGGTGAGCAGGCCGCCGAGGCGCGCGGGAAACTCGGCCTCCAGGGTTTCCTGGAGCGATCCGGATCCGAGGCGGAGATCCTCGCGGCCCTGCGCCACTACCGCCCGGAGGACACCCAGCTCACCACGGACGACATCTTCGGGGACCTCCTGGCCGACCTGGAGCGGGGGGCGGATGTGGATCCCAGCCCGGGCGTTTCTTCGAGGCCAGCCTCGAGCCCGGTTTCGAGCCTGGAACCCAAGCCGGAACCCCCGGCCGATCCGTTTTCCCTGTTCGAGGGGGAGGCGGGGCTGCCCCCCGAAGCGGCCGTTGGTCAGGGCTCCCAGCCTCCGCTCAGCGCAGCGGACATCTTCGGCCAGGTGATCGAGGAGGTGGAGGCCCTTCCTGTGCCCCGGACGCCTCGGGCCGTGCCCCTTCCGGTGGCCGTTCCCGAGCGGGGCAACCTGCCGGTGGCCGCCGTGAAGGTTGCGGAACCTCTGAAACCCGCCTCGGCGCCGCAGGCTCCGGTCGCACCCCCGCCGGCCCTGACCGAACCGCTGGGGCCTTCCGACTTCACCCTCAGCGGAATCTCGGGCGTGAACGATCCCTTCGAGTGGGCCGGGGAGGGGGCCGCCGCGCCTCCCGCCGTGGCGCCCGTGGCCCGCCCGGTCGCGAGCGGGACTCCGGAAGTGCTCGAGGAATATGGGAACTACTTCCTGCTGGAGAAGATCGCCATCGGCGGCATGGCGGAGCTGTTCAAGGCCCAGCAGCGGGGCGTGCAGGGCTTCCAGAAGATCGTGGCCATCAAGCGGATCCTGCCGCACTTCAGCGACAACGAGGACTTCGTCACGATGTTCATCGACGAGGCCAAGCTGGCGGCCCAGCTGACCCATCCGAACATCGTCCAGATCTTCGATCTGGGGAAGGCCGGGAGCTCGCACTACATCGCCATGGAATATGTGAACGGCCGGGATCTGCGCACCCTGCTGCGGAAGGTGCGGGAATACGGGCAGCCCTTCCCGGAGCAGATCGCGGCCTTCGTGGTGATGAAGGTGGCCGCCGCGCTCGACTACGCGCACCGGAAGCGGGGCTTCGATGACCGTGAGCTCAAGCTGGTCCACCGGGACATCAGCCCGCAGAATGTGATCCTCTCGACCGAAGGCGCCGTGAAGCTGGTGGACTTCGGCATCGCCAAGGCAGCCAACAAGGCCAGCCATACGGTAGCTGGCGCGCTCAAGGGCAAGCTGCTCTATATGAGCCCCGAGCAGGCCACGGGGCAGCCCCTGGACAACCGCTCGGACCTGTATTCGCTGGGCCTCGTGCTCTTCGAGCTGCTCACGGGGGAACGGTGCTTCCAGGCGGATTCCGAGCTGGGCGTGCTGGAGAAGGTGCGCCTGGGCCGGGTGTCGGACCTGCACGCCCTGAATCCGAATGTGTCCCGGGACATGGTGGCCATCGTGAACCGGGCCCTCCAGAAGAGCGTGGATCATCGCTACCCCTCCGCCCGGTTCATGGAGCGGGATCTCCGCGACTACCTCCAGCGCCTGGGGACGCCCATCGCCGAGCACGATGTGGCCGAGTATGTGAACACCCTGCTCAACGGAACCCGGGAGCGGCTGGAACACCTGGTGGCCACCCAATTCCCCGTGCCCACCAGCCTCACCAGCGGGGCCTACCGGTCCATGAGCGACCACACGGGCACCACGGCCCCGTACGGACGCGCTCCCGCTCCTGCCAGCGAGGCGTCGCCGCAGGAGCCCGCCACAGACTTCCCGGAACCGCCCAAGACGGCCCTCCGGCCGCGCTGGCTGCTGCCCTTGATTCTGGGGCTGGCCGCGCTCCTGGTGGTCATGCTGGCCATCGCCCGGTGGTCCTGA
- the scpB gene encoding SMC-Scp complex subunit ScpB yields MNDSEIFHQDPLWDEGGDLPGALEALFTAAGEVLDLARLRELTGLGDGALQQGIEKLQERLQGASGLRLLEVGGGWRMATSPVYKEMVSRLVTTTRSGKLTPAQIEALAIIAYRQPVTITELNAIRGVTSSANQVKSLMERQLITPAGRKPVVGRPMTYATTQAFLLHFGLKGLHDLPQLADFGEGRLEAEALAALEPPLPEDGLFGEGMLADDSSDESAEP; encoded by the coding sequence GTGAACGATTCCGAGATCTTCCACCAGGATCCGCTCTGGGATGAGGGCGGCGACCTCCCGGGGGCCCTGGAGGCCCTGTTCACCGCCGCCGGCGAGGTGCTGGACTTGGCGCGGCTCCGCGAGCTGACAGGCCTGGGCGACGGGGCCCTCCAGCAGGGCATCGAGAAGCTTCAGGAGCGTCTGCAGGGCGCCTCCGGACTGCGCCTGCTGGAAGTGGGCGGGGGCTGGCGCATGGCCACCAGCCCCGTCTACAAGGAAATGGTCTCGCGCCTGGTGACCACCACCCGCAGCGGCAAGCTCACGCCGGCCCAGATCGAGGCGCTGGCGATCATCGCCTACCGGCAGCCCGTCACCATCACCGAGCTGAACGCCATCCGGGGCGTCACCAGCAGCGCCAACCAGGTGAAGAGCCTCATGGAGCGCCAGCTCATCACGCCCGCCGGGCGCAAGCCCGTGGTGGGCCGTCCCATGACCTACGCCACCACCCAGGCCTTCCTCCTGCACTTCGGACTGAAGGGCCTGCACGATCTGCCGCAGCTGGCGGACTTCGGCGAGGGCCGCCTCGAGGCCGAGGCCCTGGCCGCCCTGGAGCCGCCCCTGCCCGAAGACGGCCTCTTCGGCGAAGGCATGCTGGCAGACGATTCCTCCGACGAAAGCGCCGAGCCATGA
- the asd gene encoding archaetidylserine decarboxylase (Phosphatidylserine decarboxylase is synthesized as a single chain precursor. Generation of the pyruvoyl active site from a Ser is coupled to cleavage of a Gly-Ser bond between the larger (beta) and smaller (alpha chains). It is an integral membrane protein.) has product MHLSWPPPARVALVLALVWALYVLIWTPGPLPLRLLGLYPKKLGSRVVGWAAAKRLPAAWREPLLGRFARHYGIDLAEAEFPLADYPSLQALFTRRLRPGLRPQEGPLPGYLNSPVDARIIASGRIEAGTAIQAKGLPYRVAELLKHERGAERFEGGHYLTLYLSPKDYHRIHVPLEGRVSAVSHVEGELWPVNDASTGHVPRLYERNRRATWIALGTGPCEGLEVAAVLVGATHVGGVVIDGRWLGGRDLPKDGGFPVSLLPCAPGEDLGTFEFGSTVVLLVGGPRARDWAPLRAEGAVRMGQRLGAYR; this is encoded by the coding sequence ATGCATCTGTCTTGGCCCCCACCGGCGCGCGTCGCGCTCGTCCTCGCCCTGGTCTGGGCGCTCTATGTGCTGATCTGGACCCCCGGCCCCCTGCCCCTGAGGCTGCTGGGGCTCTACCCCAAGAAGCTGGGTTCCCGCGTGGTGGGCTGGGCGGCCGCCAAACGCCTGCCGGCCGCCTGGCGCGAACCCCTGCTGGGCCGCTTCGCCCGGCACTACGGCATCGACCTCGCCGAGGCCGAGTTCCCCCTGGCCGACTACCCCAGCCTCCAGGCCCTGTTCACCCGGCGGCTCAGGCCGGGCCTCCGCCCCCAGGAGGGGCCCCTCCCGGGCTACCTCAACAGCCCCGTGGACGCCCGCATCATCGCCAGCGGCCGCATCGAGGCCGGTACCGCCATCCAGGCCAAGGGCCTGCCCTACCGCGTGGCGGAATTGCTCAAGCACGAGCGGGGTGCCGAGCGCTTCGAGGGCGGTCACTACCTCACCCTGTATCTCTCGCCGAAGGACTACCACCGCATCCATGTGCCGCTGGAGGGCCGCGTCAGCGCGGTCAGCCATGTGGAAGGCGAGCTGTGGCCCGTGAACGACGCCAGCACGGGCCATGTCCCCCGCCTCTATGAGCGCAACCGCCGCGCGACCTGGATCGCCCTGGGGACCGGCCCCTGCGAGGGCCTGGAGGTGGCTGCGGTGCTGGTGGGCGCCACGCATGTGGGCGGAGTCGTGATCGACGGGCGCTGGCTCGGGGGCCGCGACCTGCCCAAGGATGGCGGTTTCCCCGTGAGCCTGCTGCCCTGCGCCCCCGGCGAGGATCTCGGCACCTTCGAATTCGGCTCCACGGTGGTGCTGCTCGTGGGCGGTCCGAGGGCCAGAGATTGGGCCCCGCTGCGCGCCGAGGGGGCCGTCCGCATGGGCCAACGGCTGGGAGCCTACCGGTGA
- a CDS encoding HutD family protein — MDWIHLKPADGRLMPWKNGGGRTLEILVDPPGAAVDSGFGWRLSTAEVAVSGPFSAFPGLERTLLLLEGAGFTLDLGPRGWAEVRDPLVPFVFSGDWPVSASLVDGPCTDFNVMADPRRCRARVEAFSLEVPRRLDLGAATVAIFVARGTVSVPALGLHLGQRHTLRIDVDVDAGANARAGVGPGVRLLALAPGLGGASLVVVRVDPRA, encoded by the coding sequence ATGGATTGGATCCACCTGAAGCCCGCGGATGGCCGCCTCATGCCCTGGAAGAATGGTGGGGGCCGGACTCTGGAAATCCTCGTGGACCCCCCTGGCGCTGCGGTGGATTCGGGGTTTGGCTGGCGCCTCAGCACAGCGGAGGTGGCCGTTTCTGGCCCTTTCTCGGCCTTCCCGGGCCTCGAACGGACCCTGCTGCTCCTGGAGGGAGCCGGATTCACCCTGGACCTGGGGCCCCGGGGGTGGGCCGAGGTGCGGGATCCCCTGGTCCCCTTCGTGTTCTCCGGCGATTGGCCCGTGTCCGCGAGCCTGGTGGACGGCCCGTGCACCGACTTCAATGTGATGGCGGACCCCCGCCGGTGCCGGGCGCGCGTCGAGGCCTTCTCCCTGGAGGTTCCCCGCCGACTGGATCTGGGTGCGGCCACGGTGGCGATCTTCGTCGCCCGGGGCACGGTATCGGTACCGGCGCTGGGGCTGCACTTGGGCCAGAGGCACACGCTGCGGATCGATGTCGATGTCGATGCCGGAGCCAATGCCAGGGCCGGGGTCGGCCCCGGAGTCCGGTTATTGGCCCTGGCTCCGGGATTGGGCGGCGCGAGCCTGGTGGTGGTCCGGGTGGATCCGAGGGCCTGA
- a CDS encoding ABC transporter substrate-binding protein, whose amino-acid sequence MNRGILSLLLASGLALQGQTPLKIGVINCATGTQAPIGEYMSNGYKLALEDLLKKGIKVELVIEDDTGKPQVSMSAMEKLVTRDRVAAVVGPYSSACANAVSKLAEKYKVPLLVPVASKEDITRQNQKFVFRLSATTEDYASILISMAQKLGQPKTMAILNENTDFGTSGAKSAKAYAAQVGIQVVAEEAYASGSPDYRSTLAKVKGLKPDLVFMVSYVADGILLMRQAREVGLQPQAFLGAGAGFASSEFAREQAISSHVFSSTQWTTDVSWPGAKDFGKRYKAKFGKDEVPYHAANAYASMMVMAETAAKAGGDREKIRTALRDGTWNGIMGPVRFVDYNGYTNQNRHQMLVEQIQNGKHETVWPPEYGTKKPVYPFRWK is encoded by the coding sequence ATGAACCGAGGGATTCTTTCCCTGCTGCTGGCATCCGGTCTCGCCCTGCAGGGTCAGACGCCGCTGAAGATCGGCGTCATCAACTGCGCGACCGGAACCCAGGCCCCCATCGGCGAGTACATGAGCAACGGCTACAAGCTGGCCCTGGAGGATCTGCTGAAGAAGGGCATCAAGGTGGAACTGGTGATCGAGGACGACACGGGCAAGCCCCAGGTGTCCATGTCCGCCATGGAGAAGCTCGTCACCCGCGACCGCGTGGCGGCGGTGGTGGGCCCGTATAGCTCCGCCTGTGCCAACGCGGTCTCGAAGCTGGCGGAGAAATACAAGGTGCCGCTCCTGGTGCCCGTGGCCTCGAAAGAGGACATCACGCGCCAGAACCAGAAGTTCGTCTTCCGCCTCAGCGCCACCACCGAGGACTACGCCTCCATCCTCATCTCCATGGCCCAGAAGCTGGGTCAGCCGAAGACCATGGCGATCCTCAACGAGAACACGGATTTCGGCACCTCGGGCGCCAAGTCGGCGAAGGCCTATGCCGCCCAGGTGGGCATTCAGGTGGTAGCCGAGGAGGCCTACGCGTCGGGCTCGCCGGACTACCGCTCCACCCTGGCCAAGGTCAAGGGCCTCAAGCCTGACCTGGTCTTCATGGTCTCCTATGTGGCCGACGGCATCCTGCTCATGCGGCAGGCGCGGGAGGTGGGCCTCCAGCCCCAGGCCTTCCTCGGCGCGGGGGCGGGGTTCGCCTCCTCCGAGTTCGCCCGCGAGCAGGCCATTTCGAGCCATGTGTTCTCGAGCACTCAGTGGACGACGGATGTGAGCTGGCCTGGAGCCAAGGATTTCGGCAAGAGGTACAAGGCCAAGTTCGGCAAGGACGAAGTCCCCTACCATGCCGCGAATGCCTACGCCTCGATGATGGTGATGGCCGAGACCGCCGCGAAGGCGGGGGGCGACCGCGAGAAGATCCGCACGGCGCTGCGCGACGGCACCTGGAACGGCATCATGGGCCCGGTGCGGTTCGTGGACTACAACGGCTACACGAACCAGAACCGGCACCAGATGCTGGTGGAGCAGATCCAGAACGGAAAGCACGAAACCGTGTGGCCGCCGGAGTACGGTACGAAGAAACCGGTGTACCCCTTCCGGTGGAAGTAG
- a CDS encoding sulfite exporter TauE/SafE family protein — MHIGHAFTVMAAAFLAGAINSIAGGGTLVSFPALLGIGLTGQQANVTSTIALWPGSIGGFWGHREDLAGTKEFALRLMPVSLLGGALGAWLMLVTPQKLFDQLVPWLILAATVLLAANDPVNKLLKKIGGHDRTAGWWIGAMIFQFIVGIYGGYFGAGIGILMLAALSLLGLTDIHQMNGLKNLLALCINGVAIFAFLGMEYLRHPGNVQWGIVGLMAVAAGLGGLFGSHMAHRVGRTTVRFGVISIGFVLTAWYFYKTYAA, encoded by the coding sequence ATGCACATCGGACACGCATTCACGGTCATGGCGGCGGCCTTCCTCGCCGGAGCCATCAATTCCATCGCGGGGGGCGGCACGCTCGTGTCATTCCCCGCGCTGCTGGGCATCGGCCTCACGGGCCAGCAGGCGAATGTCACCAGCACCATCGCCCTGTGGCCCGGCTCCATCGGCGGGTTCTGGGGGCATCGTGAGGACCTGGCCGGGACGAAGGAATTCGCCCTGCGGCTGATGCCGGTCTCGCTCCTCGGCGGCGCGCTCGGGGCCTGGCTCATGCTGGTGACGCCGCAGAAGCTCTTCGACCAGCTGGTGCCCTGGCTGATCCTGGCGGCCACGGTGCTGCTGGCGGCCAATGATCCGGTCAACAAGCTGCTGAAGAAGATCGGGGGCCACGACCGGACGGCCGGGTGGTGGATCGGCGCGATGATCTTCCAGTTCATCGTCGGCATCTACGGGGGCTACTTCGGCGCCGGCATTGGCATCCTGATGCTCGCGGCCCTGAGCCTGCTGGGGCTCACGGACATCCACCAGATGAACGGCCTGAAGAACCTGCTGGCCCTCTGCATCAACGGCGTGGCGATCTTCGCGTTCCTGGGGATGGAGTACCTGCGCCACCCCGGCAATGTCCAGTGGGGCATCGTGGGCCTCATGGCCGTCGCCGCGGGCCTGGGCGGGCTCTTCGGCTCCCACATGGCCCATCGCGTGGGACGCACCACCGTGCGCTTCGGCGTCATCAGCATCGGGTTCGTCCTGACGGCCTGGTATTTCTACAAGACCTACGCCGCCTGA
- a CDS encoding hemerythrin domain-containing protein has product MSEFPQGAPADDPQARSLTAELTTDHREIDGLFLEARTALEDGRPEEAHRALDRIWMRLAVHIRAEHKVVFPALAKDRPDLQATLQALHEDHDFFMATLAAAVQGLRGPSPDPASARAAMEAVQQRLAAHNALEEDQVYPEADRLPGAEGARITRDAARELAFLPRRHGP; this is encoded by the coding sequence TTGAGCGAATTCCCCCAGGGAGCCCCGGCCGACGACCCCCAGGCCCGCTCCCTGACTGCCGAGCTGACGACCGACCACCGCGAGATCGATGGCCTCTTCCTGGAGGCGCGGACGGCCCTGGAGGACGGGCGGCCGGAGGAGGCCCACCGGGCACTGGACCGGATCTGGATGCGCCTGGCCGTTCACATCCGCGCCGAGCACAAGGTGGTGTTCCCCGCATTGGCAAAGGATCGACCCGATCTCCAGGCGACGCTCCAGGCCCTCCACGAGGACCACGACTTCTTCATGGCCACCCTGGCGGCCGCCGTGCAGGGCCTGCGCGGCCCGTCACCCGACCCGGCTTCGGCCCGGGCGGCGATGGAGGCCGTGCAGCAGCGCCTGGCCGCGCACAACGCCCTCGAGGAGGACCAGGTCTACCCGGAGGCGGACCGGCTGCCCGGGGCGGAAGGGGCGCGGATCACTCGGGATGCGGCCCGGGAGCTAGCGTTCCTCCCCCGGCGCCACGGACCCTGA
- a CDS encoding S1C family serine protease: MNYPSSLLALSAVLVAHPATCQSSITPKTIFKNLKNSSATIIVLNPDGKPLSQGSAVLIEQNIVVTNFHVIANGSRFAVVIDEKRFEPISITYRQDKDLAYLKFDNSLGSPVKRGSSLELNVGDKIYTIGSPLGLDQTLSDGLISSFRVDNGVRYIQTTAPISPGSSGGGLFDKNGKLVGITTFTMIKGQNLNFAVPIEEVLPLSINNIQAIKFPIITNDKIDNSIDILGRAISEKTLAVSEPILGGLSNGKIIMSLCTNTRISFSKDYRNMFVRHTGDYSASPSGNGIENAPDQETIIPLTRVAFTIGSQQVPLGKRDNKYYNITAISIDGSKCILSNTGESQGSDSIVFIASRSKDGLEDIFMMLNQLKQKVNTN; the protein is encoded by the coding sequence ATGAACTACCCTTCATCCCTTCTTGCTTTATCAGCTGTTCTCGTCGCACATCCTGCGACCTGCCAATCCTCGATAACGCCTAAAACCATTTTCAAAAATCTAAAAAATTCTTCAGCCACAATTATTGTTCTTAACCCTGATGGAAAACCCCTATCGCAGGGTAGTGCTGTGCTAATCGAACAAAATATAGTTGTCACAAATTTTCATGTCATTGCAAATGGAAGTCGGTTTGCAGTCGTAATAGACGAGAAAAGATTTGAGCCAATTTCTATAACATACCGTCAAGATAAGGATTTAGCATATTTAAAATTTGATAACTCGTTAGGATCACCAGTGAAACGAGGGAGCTCGCTTGAATTGAATGTGGGTGATAAAATTTATACGATTGGCAGCCCATTGGGTCTTGATCAAACACTTTCCGACGGTCTTATTTCGTCTTTCCGCGTGGATAATGGAGTTAGATACATCCAAACCACGGCTCCAATAAGTCCGGGTTCAAGTGGTGGCGGTCTTTTTGATAAAAATGGAAAACTTGTAGGCATTACGACATTTACTATGATTAAGGGACAAAATTTAAATTTTGCAGTCCCAATTGAAGAAGTACTTCCGCTTTCTATCAATAATATTCAAGCAATAAAATTCCCAATTATTACTAATGATAAAATCGATAACAGCATTGATATCCTAGGCAGAGCAATATCAGAGAAAACCCTTGCTGTCTCAGAACCAATCCTCGGTGGATTATCTAACGGCAAAATTATTATGTCCCTATGCACTAATACGCGAATTTCATTTAGCAAAGATTATCGAAACATGTTTGTTCGTCATACTGGTGATTACAGTGCAAGTCCTTCTGGCAATGGAATAGAGAATGCTCCTGACCAGGAAACCATTATACCTTTAACTCGTGTTGCATTTACAATTGGATCACAACAGGTTCCACTCGGCAAAAGAGATAATAAATATTACAACATTACTGCCATTTCGATTGATGGTTCTAAATGTATCTTATCAAACACTGGTGAATCACAGGGATCTGATAGCATTGTATTCATTGCATCTAGATCAAAAGATGGCCTCGAAGATATTTTTATGATGCTCAATCAACTCAAACAAAAAGTAAACACCAACTGA
- a CDS encoding energy transducer TonB, producing the protein MKQHQHLAPFVLPLVLVGCNSVETKPTPITSSSRDTSKANVSRTSLGYTFPGFPPGEHPPYADSARIRVRYQPPIPPYPTSLKIAGIQGTVVVKLIVEPNGNPIYAEAVEGPSELRKLAMEYAMQWRFEPILQDGKPRYTELTLKMPFRLH; encoded by the coding sequence ATGAAACAACACCAGCACCTCGCACCTTTTGTCTTGCCACTGGTTCTTGTTGGATGCAACAGCGTAGAGACCAAACCTACTCCGATCACTTCGTCTTCTCGGGATACATCTAAAGCAAACGTCTCAAGAACATCACTTGGCTATACATTCCCCGGTTTTCCTCCTGGGGAGCACCCACCTTACGCCGATTCAGCTCGGATCAGGGTTCGATATCAACCACCAATACCGCCCTATCCCACCTCGCTCAAGATAGCTGGCATTCAGGGAACTGTGGTCGTCAAGTTGATCGTCGAGCCTAATGGCAATCCGATTTATGCCGAGGCCGTAGAAGGCCCTTCAGAACTCCGAAAGCTCGCCATGGAATATGCAATGCAGTGGCGGTTTGAACCCATACTTCAGGATGGCAAACCGCGGTACACCGAATTAACATTGAAAATGCCATTCCGACTTCACTAA
- the map gene encoding type I methionyl aminopeptidase, translated as MSIETEEDVIALKRIGKIVSFVLQEMLEAAEPGMTTRELDSFGEKLLEKHGARSAPRLTYGFPGSTCISINEEAAHGIPGDRVIRPGDVLNIDVSAELGGYFADTGGTKVVPPTNPQKTSLCLATRTALEQAMKQARAGQPINGIGAAIQRTAKAYGLRIIENLGSHGVGRALHEAPEYIPAYFDPTDRRTLREGMVITIEPFLSTKSRVVTEASDGWTLVGMRGNLSAQYEHTMIITKGEPIVVTQH; from the coding sequence GTGTCCATCGAAACCGAAGAGGATGTAATTGCACTCAAACGCATAGGCAAGATCGTTTCATTTGTGCTTCAGGAGATGCTAGAGGCTGCAGAACCGGGCATGACTACGCGAGAGCTGGATTCATTCGGTGAGAAATTGTTAGAGAAACATGGGGCACGGTCAGCACCTAGACTCACATACGGCTTCCCAGGATCAACCTGCATCAGCATCAACGAAGAGGCCGCACACGGCATCCCAGGGGATCGAGTGATTCGACCTGGCGATGTATTGAACATCGATGTCTCTGCTGAGCTGGGAGGCTACTTCGCCGACACTGGAGGAACAAAAGTTGTTCCTCCGACCAATCCACAGAAGACGAGCTTGTGCCTTGCCACCCGCACGGCCCTCGAGCAAGCCATGAAGCAGGCCCGAGCTGGCCAGCCCATCAATGGCATCGGCGCTGCAATCCAGCGAACTGCGAAGGCCTACGGCTTAAGGATTATCGAAAACCTCGGTAGCCACGGGGTTGGTCGCGCACTGCATGAGGCACCCGAATACATTCCCGCCTACTTCGATCCGACGGACAGGCGCACCTTGCGAGAAGGCATGGTGATTACCATTGAACCCTTCCTCTCGACAAAAAGCCGCGTGGTAACCGAGGCGTCCGATGGATGGACCTTGGTTGGCATGCGTGGCAATTTGTCAGCTCAATACGAGCACACAATGATAATTACCAAGGGCGAACCCATTGTCGTTACCCAACACTGA